The genomic DNA CAGTACTTTGAATACACGTCGCAGAAGGAGATCCGTTTTAACTCCGTGACTGAGATTTGTGCCGAGGTTCAGGATGGAATGACACATATAGGTATGAAGCACTGTCCGCGGGATGGTGCTCCCAGATCTCCCGGCAGCCTGTGGGAGTTCAGAGATGTAAGTCTGCTCAGATTATATTATAAGTTATTGTATATTTGTTTTCGTGCCTAAAATGATAATCATCTGATAAATTGTCTCCTCTCAGGATGGGAGCATATATCATCCTCAATCGAACATGTGTATCACATCCTACCGCACATCAGACGGCCGTGCGGATATCCAGATGAGAAGCTGCTCCCCTGGAGACAAACACCAACGCTGGAAATTTGAGTGACCTTAAACTTCATGTGAACTTGGACAACGGTGCAATTACGTCACTTCGGACACACGGCTTGTTATACATCAAGGAACAAACAGGCGGCATATCCATATAGTGCCTTTGCGAACCAAAGTGGATGTCGACTTATACTgccaatgttttttctttattgtaAGACAAAGTCTGAAGTGCAGATTATTAACACATTGTAGCAAATTCAACCATTCAACGAAAAACTGTTAGGTTGGACCAGCGTTTCTGTTTACATTCATGCACTATATGTTATTAGTAAATCATGTTTAGACTCTGCAGTAGCAACTTTGTTAACTGTGCTGCACAGCCGTTTTATTTAATTGTACCAGAAGTGGCAGATATCATGATGTTTCGAGCGGGTTTGTCTTGATTGATTCATTagcatatttttgtattaatagGATCTTTTCACCTTTACCAGTGCAAGGATTCATTTGGCACACTGGTGTTAATGGGACTATACCAGCGTCTTTTAATTGCCGTCTTTCCCCAAGGGCGCAGTCACATCTGCACAACTAACAACAGCATTCCTATGGTTTGCTGATATGTACACTTCAGTTTGAAGTAGATTACAGATTCTGCACTTCAAAGATGGTGCAAAGTAGTGTTAAGCTATGTGCTAAAGTCTTTGCACCCCTTTGGGGTTGCATTTTACAACCACATTTGGGGTTACTCAGTGTAACAATGGTTAGCAGGAAGTGCCTGATTCTTTTCACATAAGTGCCCATATTCATTTGTTAAAGGTACCACagtatttaaaagcatttaagTGCTTGTACCACAAAGGTCTTCCagccttaaaaaaaatttaaatcgtGGGGGGGATtattaatgtgtttatttgATCTGTAATGGGTAAAACAAATAGGTTACAGAATAATGACTCTTTAATGACTTTGTATGGTTAACTTGGCCCTTTATGGTCTTTATTTCTTgcactaaaatgtatttaaagtggtaacatgatttttttcattctctgaATTGGTTAATGAATTAAAAGGGATTGTGGGAAGGTGaatatgacatttttaaatactactgataaagcacagatctTAGTGATCATCTTTTTTGTCGAATGAAGTATTTTTGGAACATGGAAAGTAATCTGTCCTGatgaattaaattaattataaaacattttgtggGGCTTTATTTCTTGATCAAGTGGCTGTTTTTCTCGGCCTCTCTGCTGctgtgccatctagtggtgtaGAGAGAAATGCTATTGGACTTTAATGGTATTATTACTTTACCATGCATGGATCTGAGACGCTCCCAACTTTACATTCAATTATAATAAAGGTGTGCACCACATATGGTTATTTAATATTGTGGcttattattttatgtaaacctGATTAAAATTAACCACATAAGGAGTTCTGCCAAGTCAGTTTGAAGAATTTAATGGCATTTTCCAGGTGTGCCATGCAAGTACATAAGCTTGAAATCACTAATCAGTTTTTATCTTGCAGCAAATGTAATTCAAGCATTATGTTCTCCTCTGACTTGTATCTGAGGAtgattggattgtaggcaaACCCGGATTGGTTATTCTAAACACAATCCAAACCCTTCGCATTTTAATGTGTGGTCCGCAGGCTTTTGTCtatcaaaatattttgtaaaatctTCCTGAGCATTCCTTGACAAAATGTTAAGAGCAGTGCCATCCATAGGCTCTTGTATGTAGGCTTAAGCCCCCCCCCAATTTGATTTATTCCGCAATCTGTACACAAGTTTGTGATTGCTttagtttgtgaatctgggggaaaaattcaaggccctgggaagtttttgaaaacatacacacatagatataggtcattgaaagtgctgaaagttttctggaaaaaaatcattattattccctgtgtagtgtaggataatatcataaaaattctagacttttaagcacacgtgctaaactgttcgcttttaatgcttatatcagggttcccacaccttagttatcTTAAAATTCAAGGAgctttcaaggactttcaaggttcaataccctcaaattcaaggactaaatttggggacacatttcaagtgagagcaaggttacattgtgttaccttttaaaggtgcagtgtgtaaattttagtggcatctagtggtgaggttgcgaactgCAACCAATGGCTAAGTCCACACctatcgcttttgaaacacatagaaaagctacggtagctgccacaggacaaacatgtcatcgttgaaGACAACtagaaaaaaagtttgtccattaagggcttttGTACAAACatgcggcacaaaatggtggcttccatgtaaggggacccttggtGTATGGAGGTGAAAAcgcctcattctaaggtaataaacataacggttcattatgaaagatctttatacacccctgataatatagttttatatattattttgcatttctgtcaagagatccttctaaaaattacacactgcacctttaagatacattgttacagtttcctttcgagggaactcgtgctgcgtcactgcagtgacactttggggacgcctccagggataagtgtgtatgaatgtgtctataaaattcaaccaatggtgaggcttaacgacaaagactaggtgacgcaggagccaggaagtatattgctatctgaaatattgccaaagacggcgttacaaggatgtaggaagtatggcaagggagacgcagcgtctccatcccttctcagggaacaacagttacatacgtaacccgagacagttttgtttgtcaaacacaactatgcaaaaaagcattttggtttgAATccacatttgcatacagaagatataacagggttcccacgggtgcttgaaatccttgaaagtttgtgaatctgggggaaaaaattcaaggacctgggaagtttttgaaaacatacatacatagatacaggtcattgaaagtgcttaaagttttctggaaaaaaaatattccctgtgtagtgtaggataatatcataaaaaaattctagactttttaagcacacgtgctaaactgttcgcttatATCTTCAGTTCATTTGTGAACAGCATCAAAATGAATAAAACTGTGTTAATATTTTgatgttattttaataattgtttcATTTCCTCATATAATTGCATTTGCATGCAGGACCAGTTGTTCAGCAAACTAAGATGCGACACATGCAGAGACAATGCAAACACACTAAAAAGCAGACACTGAAAGAGGGTGCAGATCCGGATCCGGAGTCTTCTGTTCTAAACTAAAGCCAATTAGTATAGTTTCATGTCAGGAACAGTCACTGAGGAAATATCAGCAACATGCCAATAATAGAAGGATCCACACAATTCCTATGAGGTTAGTGGAGGTCCAAACAAGTTGATTTTGAAGCttgaatttaaacaaataattccTGTATTAGCGTATATATGGAGCCTGTGGTCTCAGACAACATAAACAAAGCATGCACAGCTCCTCAATAATCTTATTAATATtaatggttctcaaactttttccgcgtgcggcccccctgtGTACGGTGCATCCATTCGTgtccccccccaaagaaaatgtatgacacagaacattacaaaacttaaaatttgaattaaacaaaacattttgatttatacaatgtagtggtgttggttagtagccttatttttggGGTCCCcactttgagaaccactggtttacaTTGTGTACTATGAAGTGTATCAACATTTCACAACATTGTATTCTTATGTTTTACATGACTACACACATCATTGCTTGGATTATTAAAACACTCTTTTGAATTTACACAATACAAACCTTCAATTAAAGGTGTGGTACTCAAATTACCACCTCACCCATGAGGCGtcttattaataattaaatggTAATTTGGACAAACATACATCTTGTTTCTTTTGGCTTTATTTAATGTCATTTAAGCTTGCAAGCAAGAATATTTGGCCTAAATTGTGAACCATTTTGTGGACTGTGAAATGGGAACTGAATAAAACCTGACAATTTAAAAAGTTCATTTAAAATTTAGTTTGACCTCAGAGAGTGgtgaacattttatttttagtttaaaCCCCTCCTTTCACTGATCATTTGTTAAAAAGTCATATTAATGTTACAgtcagtttgaaaaaaaaatgtaaggtagtcactaaagaaagaaagtttaCAATATTAAAGAGACATGACATCCACTGTGTGTTGTGTTTAGGTTTAGTAACTTGATCACGTGACAGTAAACTTTAACTGTGCCACCCGGAAGCAGTGTAAAAGAAGAACCACCCTGGCCAAGTTAATGGAAACATGGGATTTGGGGAGTTTagagttaaaatgaaaatttacgCTACCTTAAATTGTCAAAGAAGACGAGTTTGGTTACCCAGTGGTCTTATATTACAAACGTACAGCTCGTGCGCTAAAAGCATAACGTTTAACTTAAGTTATATTAAGGAACAAACTTAGCGCACTTTCATGCATGGTCATAGTAATGATtttatttatacactgtaaCGGACGCGCACTAAATGGATTTGGATTAGCGCTGCTGTCACGGTACGTAACCCCTGATAAGTCTGTGATTTGACCTGAATTTCTTTATGTAACGGTAACTGTTATACCTACTCCAATTCTCACCCATCCAACAAACGTGACTGTTAATCTGATCGGACAAATCCTTCATCGATCTACATACTGTGGGATGTGCTACTGTATGGGCGTGTCTTAAATCCTAGTAAGAACCCTAGAAAGTATTATCACCCTCTTAAATTCGTTTTGAGTCAGCTGATTTTAGTATTTACGAGCGTCAAAGACGCGCATGTTTTGCGCAGTCTGATTATAACATCGCAACGCCCCAATATGCGTAAAAAGTACGCATCGATGAAGCGTAAACATGCGGTCGAGATGACTCGCTAAGTTTTGAGACACAGCCAATATTTCAACAGTTGTTTCTTGCCAGGCTAAATCGCGTGCAACTACCGCTTTGCTTATATCGCATTCAGTGTCTGTCATAGGACCGTTAATGAGTTTTTCACCACTCTGATTTAGTTTTGAAATGAAATCCGGCACTTTACAAACATGGGATCTTCTATATGCGACTGCGAACTTCGCTTGAAGTTCAACTACTAATAAGATTGAACTTTGGATGACAAACAACCGAAAGGAGGCTAAACGCTCGAGACGGACACATTATGGCAATATGTGGCAGACGTAACCGGTCCAAGTTAATACTCTGCATTCTCGGAGCTTTTGTCGCGGGATATTTAATATTTCCCAGAGACACGGAAAGTAATAGCCGTCCGGAGAGTCGAAGGGAAGTAGCGGCCGACAAGCTCAGAAATGTGGACGATGAGTTCTTTAAGAGACCTGTTTATGAGAAACCTCCTCTGGATATCAATGCTTTAGGGGAGATGGGCAGAGCTGTAAAACTCACAGATCTAACCGAAGAAGAGAAGAAAGAGGAGAGCGAGAGCCTGAAAAAACATCAGATTAACGTTTATGTCAGTGATAAAATATCACTACACCGCAGACTGCCCGAAAGATGGAATCCACTGTAAGTCTATGGATATGTCTAATTTATTTTTTCCTAAATCCATGTCTGTTCCCAGATTCCTcagtctgtctgtgtgtctatcCATTCATTTAGGatacaaaacttttattttagaaagcttttaattttttaaagctGTTTAGTGTCCACAAAGACTTATCATACTTAGtatattttgtatatgtatttttaatttattgccattttaaaacatgcagtCTTTTACATTGTAAATATTCCTTAAATTTGCATCACCATTACATGCACCAAAGCATTAACTACAAAATCTTTCTATTTAGATGTCGAGCCCTAAAATATGACTACCCTAGCTTGCCCACAACATCAGTGGTGATAGCTTTCTACAATGAAGCGTGGTCCACACTTTTAAGGACGGTGCACAGTGTCCTGGAGACCTCACCTGACATGCTGCTTGTAGAAGTCATACTGGTGGATGACTACAGCGATCGAGGTATCAGTCCTAGTTTAAAGTTCTCATTCAGCAAGGCTTAacatttaaatgtcataaaGTACATGAAATAATGTTGTTGTTCAATCTTTAATGTAGTTAACAGTTTTGGAGACTTTAGTCAGTTTAGTTCAACTTTATTTCATTTCCCGAAGGCAATTTTGTTGCAGCAGATATATATATCAAGTATATCACACAGaacataaaaacacaatacATTCACCCAATTCacaaaagaatttaaaaaaccTTATCTCATATTTAAAAGTTTCACAGCTGATgggactgaatgaatgaatgttaaATCCCTATTCAAGTGAATGTCTGCTGTATTTATGTTAGACAATAGCTGTTTGGGACATCTCCAAGAGGGGCGGcattagggatgggacgattaccggttttACCATTAACCAttataaaatgtcctgacggttagtataattgtttaaaatttaattatcattacaaccgtgtttaATTACAATGATTTTGAAAACTGTacatcctgtccagccagaatcagtttgacgctGGCACGTACATGCAACATAAGGGTTAatgtattatattcattcatttcagggacatgaaatattaaattgtgattttcaaaaataaaacttcaaATCAGTTTTTAATTTGAACAAAACCACGATAATattgataactttggtcactataatcatgctatgaaattttcataccgtcccatTCCTagctagcctggctccgccctcctacgtgcttccgcttaattttcatttcgcttcagtactacgtctgggactgctctgtagagtttcgttttctcctgcaaaaatctgcaggtccaatcagtgtggctaagaacgatgacgttgaggtcatgcgtcagtttgagttgtagttcagtaatggcagcggagaaagacgtgagaaaagctattcggtccgttgttgcaaaactgccgaatgtacagaagttaaagccggagcaagaaccaggtttgctaagttttgttcgTCTGTCTGATTATTCgtacttgttgtttccggcgcatgatatacgtcacgaccacacgttagcgattggttatggcagattcagagtgactctgggcagttTTAagcttcaacagaggaccctccttaacggaagtaacgctttgcaatggagcgtggccagactttctgtacaaataaaatgaatgtacgagagtctggttggaccaggctaatCCCTAACATCAAGTGAACTAAATTGCTTTGAATGAACTCCCTACTCTATGTTTCTTTGTATGAAAAGCATTTGCTTTGTAGCTTAACAATGTATTCATCCAAACAGATTGTTATCAACAATGCACGTATTATACATGTAGTCAAACcactttttattaaacataaaagCCTAATGTgaacatatttttgtatttaagctttgttaattttttttacctcaCAGATCATTTAAAAGAGCCTCTGGAGAAATACATTGCGAGTTTGAGAAAGGTGCGTTTGATTCGGGCGAGGAAGAGAGAGGGTTTGGTGAGAGCTCGGCTTTTGGGGGCATCCATCGCCACGGGAGATGTGCTGACCTTCCTGGATTGCCACTGCGAGTGTCATGAGGGCTGGTTAGAGCCTTTGCTCAACAGGTGAGGTTGTTGAAATGCTACGAACCCAAAACGTGCATTATGGTTACAAAATACACATTTAACTAGAACTTATCTGTTGGTCTGTTTGCATAATAAAATTTGCATGGCTTTCCTGGTCAAGCCCAAACTAGGTGTCACATCACAGTTAGATTTATGGTAATTCCCTGTACTGTTTCTCTTCTGTTGATCTACTATGGTTCCTGAAGTTGAATTGGTAAAACAgcttagcagtgcaaaggtcatcaATTCAAAACTAGGGAGCGCATACTGATAAGAAATACAGTATATAGGCTGAATCGCTTTGGATATGCAATTTTGCTAATTCTCTAGAAATGGATGTTTATCTTTATATTTCTGCTTCTTGTAGAATTAAGGAGGAGCCTTCTGCTGTGGTGTGCCCAGTAATAGATGTCATTGACTGGAACACCTTTCAATACCTGGGAAATGCGGGTGAACCTCAGATCGGAGGATTTGACTGGCGACTGGTGTTTACTTGGCACAGTGTCCCAGAATATGAGCAGAAACGCAGACGTTCCTCCACTGATGTCATCAGGTTTGTAATTCAGAGCCCAGGCAtgaattaaagggatactccacgttttttgaaaatatgctcattttccagctcccctagaaacaattgaattttacagttttggaaaccattcagtcgatctccgggtctggtggtggtacaacttttagcatagcttagcataatctattgaatctgattagaccattagaattgtgctcaaaaataaccatagagtttcgatatttttcctatttaaagcttgactcttctgtagttacatcatgtactaagatagatggaaaattaaaagttgtgattttctaggcagatatggctaggaactatactctcattctggcgtaataatcaaggactttgttgccaTTCCACGGGAGCAGGAGGCGcgatgatattacgcagcgcccgaaaatagtccccttggtatctttcaatagctcgggactattttcgggcgctgcataatatcattgcagtTTTATTTTGGCAAAGCTTGTTAATACAGCTGCTAGAAGCAATAATTGAAAAAGTGAATTACCGGGGTGTTGTCCCCAGACTTCACAGAGATCTTTCATACTGCATGTCTTAACTATGtctaattttttaaatgaatttgagtacattagatcagtggttctcaaactggggtccggggcccccaggggggccgcgagatggtgccaggggggccccaattttatgtcattttataaaatacattaatttatcatgaattctgtgtaattaaacctaaaaaaattaaggctactaaccaacagcactattttgtataacttaatatgttttgtttaattaaaatgttaaattttaaaacagttttttgtcataaattttctttgggagggccgcgaaggaatttaccgtacacaagggggccgcacgctgaaaaagtttgagaaccactgcattagaTTACTGACATGAAAGCAATGCAGGTCAGATAATAAATAGCtccttaaaggtatagttcactaatgataaaaattatttactttcTTTTTCAAGCCCGTAGATCAGGTGTCTCAAATAGGGTAAATATTTATGTTTGCAAAGCTTGTAAATATGACTGCTAGAAGAAACAAACAATTGAACAAAGTGGACCACCAAGCGTGTTGTCCCCAGACAGTTATATGGgcaattccatgcaaatgtcaaccttatcATGAAAAGTAACGTTTACACAACGATTTTAACAATACTAATATCTCAGATGTAAATATTTTGtggtttaaaggcggggtgcatgatttttgaaaaacactttggaaaagggagtcgggccgagtaccaaaacacacttgtagccaatcagcagtaagggacactactaaccaacatcgttggctgggttgtgtatgtgtgggatgggtctatcaaaagaaggaccagattctattggggtaggggcgtgtttgtttaggtgacttcaaatgtcaacattgactttcagggatcatgcaccccacctttaaatacccatgcaacatttttttaaccaaaattcATGAAAAATGAAAGCGGTGGAAAGCATCTGCTTTAATTTTAGCAATCACAGCTTTGAGACCTCACCGAACACTGTGGGTTTGCACTAAAAGTCATGGCCGATGAAAAAGCATTGTGCTCAGTACATTACACATTAGGTCAGTAGGCGGAGAGTAGGCGGTCTTTTGTGGCTGTTTGAATGCATTCGACCACATGAGCGTCTAAAgcacaaaagcaatccggtcgaatgtgttttcgactacctctaaATGTGTTTGAAGGTGGACAAGCTCAAAACATTTTAGACCTCCACTTTTCTTAATACCAGGTGCAAACAGGGCCTAACAGTTTGCTTCATTCTGTCTTTAACATCTAACACTGCTTTGATCCAGGTCTCCTACCATGGCCGGTGGTTTATTTGCAGTTAATAAGAAGTACTTCCATTACCTGGGCACATACGACACGGGAATGGAGGTGTGGGGTGGAGAGAACCTGGAGTTTTCATTCAGAGTAAGTTTAGGTTATTTCtctttaagttttgtttgttagTGAGGAAAAAGTCCAGCAGACCTTTTTTACAGATGGCCACCATCGTCGATTGAAAATGTGTGATGAGACACACAAGGTCAGGAGGTCGGCCGGCATCTTTATTAAAGATCTCGCCAGCCAGGACCATGACTAAACCGACCTTCACTCTCAGGGTTTTCTTACTCATAGTACTCCCATTAGTCAGCTCGCTCGCCCCTGAGGCAGCAAGCGGTGTTACTTAGCAATGGCTCACCGGTTCAGTAGTGCCGTTTTTCCAGTGGAAGGAACAGCATTAGTGGATAACCAAGTAATACAAACCAGcttatttaattatgtaattACGTGATGCTTATCTCTGATCAGATCTGGCAGTGTGGAGGGAGTCTGGAGATCCACCCTTGCTCGCACGTGGGTCACATCTTTCCGATGAAGGCGCCATACTCGAGGAGCAAGGCCTTGGCTAACAGCGTGCGGGCAGCAGAAGTCTGGATGGATGAATACAAAGACATGTACTACCACCGCAGCCCCCTTGCACGTCTGGTACGCCTACTTGTACAGTCTGTTGTGTGACTCGGCTTTTGTTTGCTTGTCTGCTCATTTACCAAGACAACGTTTATCACAATTCAATCTATGTGACAGCTGTGCCACAGTGTAAATCGACTGTGACCTTTCATGTGAAAGAGGATATGCATATTTTTTGCTGTTTACTAGAGCTGGGCGGTACAACTTGATATTATACCTGCGTATCTTTTTGATCACAATCAGTATGTGTTGAAGTGCATGTATTATGTTTTTAGCTTTTTAGGTAATTTTACAAAATCCTAAAAAGTTATTTTGGCCATTTAGATTATTATCACATAAATGAATGATATTGAATGATATTTAGTCACCAATATATCAATACAGTGTAACAAATAGCTATAGTAGATATACAGTAGCGTtaactaaaacattttaatgtttgAAAAAATACCACTCCCAAGGGATCATGCACATTTTTAAGAGATGAATTGTTGGGGCAAGATCTTTGAATCGATTCACTGAGACACACCCAGGAAGACATACCTGCACCTATGCATTTTTTAGTGTGCCATGAATGAAAGACATGTGTTGTAACTCCTCAGGTGACATTTTTACTCAAAGTGAAATGACTTCTTGAGAAGTGGCATCTCTTTTATCCCGTGTGTTTGTCATCCATGTGACCTTGTCATCTATGCACCCCGCCAAGCCCTGTAGTTAAAGAGATAGGTGTACTTATTGATATATCGGGTAACTCTTCTGTAACTCAACCTTGGAGATGTTGCCAGGTTGGCACTAGTCGCTTTAAATCTATCTGATGTAATGCCAGCAGATTAGGCTCTTTCTCCATCCTCGAGTATAAACCACAGGCACACACCTGGCGTGCCAGTGTGGATCAGGTTTGACAACCTTCATACCCTTCTGCTACGTTATGTCGTAAGATCGCTCTCTTTTTCACCCTCTGagtcatttttatttatggCCAAAATCTCTGTTGTGTCCCAAAGATTGCCAGCAGGGCACTTGGTGATGGATCTCAATGGTCTGAATTTTTAATTTGACAGTAGTTTGTCCTGTACATACCCACTTCAGggaaaaaacacagtttttgcATCGATTGCTTATTTTTGACTTAGGAAAACATTTATGAAGAAAATCAATACTGTTAAACAGAGCAATTTATCATAAAGCAGCCAACAGGGAAGTTATGGAAtaatttaaagtaattttataGAGAAAGTGCCATGAAAAACATTGACTGCATTTCATCTTTTCACCCTGTCACTTTTTCGGTAAAGGAACGAAAATAGCttgataaaaaaacaagaataaCTTGCTTGAATATGTTCCTTTAgttttttgtcattatttgtGTTGGGGAAAAACCAAACATAAAGAGTGTTTattgcataaataatttttatatgtGATTTTAAACAAAGACGGAGTACAAGTGGAAAAGACTAGGCATGATCAGTCAGTTGTTATGATCAAATTACATTCGTGCGAAAATTATTAGGTTTGTCCCCAGTTCAAAGTCGTACCAAagccagtccctccagaaagacgcgattatgcgatcgcatgattcaatgcataatcagccaaagtccgcatatttatgggGGAGGcccattttttataaatgagcCGGATTTTCGCAGAAttctgctcgcaaaatatgcggggtttgcatgatttcataatcccgcATTTTCGTACCAAAAAGTCGTATAtgtcttagcagaaagttgaaaatttttgcatttatttcacATATGCACTGCCATGTCCCCGGTTGTCATGGGAATGTAAGGAAGTGATGTaattatatgggtgattctcacgaaaacttggttttaaaaatgtcaagcatgaaaatgtaaaaattgcttaaatttacttttttcccaccagacattgaaaaacaaagcctggagtaaatgggaacattaatttaaaaacttttacttatcatttaacactttttgtaacataattaaaaaaatttgtcctaaaaaatctcattaccgcaacagtcaaaaaacatcaacactgacatattttcaaaatgacatgacaaacctgaaagaacataatttggagattctgcacatgcatttaaaatcaaagtattatgcttctattaattaaattaacatttaataagcatctgttgcggtaatgataatcaaaatgtcgtgtgagcattctgacaagacaatatttaaaattaactgtaaaaaaaatgatcttacctggtagccatcttgaagtaactggtccatgtgcttggtcactcaaaatcaaactttattaaaattctgtatgtgtgcttaaactgttctcaaaaagtgttgcggaggatgagaacatcaggcatggacacatcattttcctcatttttcttcattattattatacatgaatattcagtaaatattttttctgtcatctaaagtagtctagcaaaacatccatttattttttttcttaatatttttgtgttaatttgattaaattacaacataatgcatgttcaaacacagccggacacattgcggtaatgagaatttcagcagaaaatgagataaaatttccaattataaattcttatgttgaaatcacacattgtgcaaggtagaacacagtattgtgttaattctgatgctttttaatgttactatattacacattttaaagctaaaatcattagtgccgtggtgtttcaatggtttcgtgagaatcaccc from Misgurnus anguillicaudatus chromosome 20, ASM2758022v2, whole genome shotgun sequence includes the following:
- the galnt12 gene encoding polypeptide N-acetylgalactosaminyltransferase 12, coding for MAICGRRNRSKLILCILGAFVAGYLIFPRDTESNSRPESRREVAADKLRNVDDEFFKRPVYEKPPLDINALGEMGRAVKLTDLTEEEKKEESESLKKHQINVYVSDKISLHRRLPERWNPLCRALKYDYPSLPTTSVVIAFYNEAWSTLLRTVHSVLETSPDMLLVEVILVDDYSDRDHLKEPLEKYIASLRKVRLIRARKREGLVRARLLGASIATGDVLTFLDCHCECHEGWLEPLLNRIKEEPSAVVCPVIDVIDWNTFQYLGNAGEPQIGGFDWRLVFTWHSVPEYEQKRRRSSTDVIRSPTMAGGLFAVNKKYFHYLGTYDTGMEVWGGENLEFSFRIWQCGGSLEIHPCSHVGHIFPMKAPYSRSKALANSVRAAEVWMDEYKDMYYHRSPLARLEAFGDVTERRKLRMRLGCKNFKWYLENIYPEIQVPEDRPGMFGMLKNKGKANYCFDYNPPDDHNIAGHRVILYPCHGMGQNQFFEYSTLQEIRYNTRDPAGCIVADTVSTFLTIHHCSKLKEPVPEDQKFIFREDGTLYHVQTQLCVEAVDRTDSGNPGPALRACSDSAFQKWFFEEKA